In Levilactobacillus brevis, a single genomic region encodes these proteins:
- the mutM gene encoding bifunctional DNA-formamidopyrimidine glycosylase/DNA-(apurinic or apyrimidinic site) lyase — MPELPEVETVRRGLESLVGGATIDHVAVFYPKMVRPDAEIFTADLIDRKIERIDRRGKYLLFRFSGNLTLVSHLRMEGKYDVQPAGSPVPKHTHVIFYLKDHRDLRYNDTRKFGRMRLVETGTEDTELPSLGKLGPEPTEATLTLAYMQRIFGKSHKVVKPFLLDQSRIAGLGNIYVDEVLWLSKINPLTPVDTLTTAQLATLRKNIIQEIARAIQGHGTTVHSFSTAFGETGNFQNSLHVYGHEGEPCERCGTEIVKIKVAQRGTHFCPHCQPYPSKAAEEAAHD; from the coding sequence ATGCCAGAATTACCAGAGGTTGAAACGGTACGACGCGGCTTAGAAAGCCTCGTCGGTGGGGCGACGATCGACCACGTCGCGGTATTTTATCCGAAGATGGTTCGACCGGATGCTGAGATCTTTACGGCCGACCTGATTGACCGCAAGATTGAACGGATTGACCGGCGCGGGAAGTACCTGCTCTTCCGGTTCAGCGGCAACCTCACGCTGGTCTCTCACCTGCGCATGGAAGGCAAGTACGACGTCCAGCCGGCGGGGAGTCCGGTGCCGAAACACACGCACGTCATCTTTTACCTGAAGGATCACCGGGATTTGCGGTACAACGATACCCGGAAATTTGGCCGCATGCGCCTGGTTGAGACCGGGACGGAAGACACCGAATTGCCATCGCTGGGTAAATTAGGCCCGGAGCCCACCGAGGCAACCCTAACGCTGGCTTACATGCAACGAATCTTTGGCAAGTCCCACAAGGTGGTTAAGCCCTTCTTGCTGGACCAGTCCCGGATTGCTGGTCTGGGCAACATCTACGTGGATGAGGTCCTGTGGTTGTCAAAGATTAATCCGCTGACGCCAGTGGATACCCTAACGACGGCCCAGCTGGCCACGTTGCGGAAGAACATTATTCAAGAGATAGCCCGCGCCATCCAGGGCCACGGAACGACCGTGCACTCCTTCTCCACGGCTTTTGGTGAGACGGGGAATTTTCAGAACAGTCTGCACGTCTACGGTCATGAGGGGGAACCCTGTGAGCGCTGTGGAACCGAGATTGTTAAGATCAAGGTCGCTCAGCGTGGAACCCACTTCTGTCCGCACTGTCAGCCGTATCCCAGCAAGGCGGCGGAAGAGGCTGCCCATGACTGA
- a CDS encoding nucleoside phosphorylase, translating into MTEPEPHTQLLPTINTDSAIIMGDPARVDRSRQYLEDVEDWAFNREYKSILGTYQGKRVLVMSTGIGAPSAGIAVEELNNVGVKKVIRVGSAGAMQPGIALGKLIIGEGVVRDDGLTGKYVPNIYPAVPAFRLLALAHYYAPEAYYGIIRSHDGFYMDDNAKNEAFWSDKGILGADMESGALMVIGRQRGMETLSILNNVVLYEGDLAAGVSDLSNGDDLMAQGEADSIKLALNILSDQSL; encoded by the coding sequence ATGACGGAACCAGAACCACATACACAGTTGTTACCGACGATTAATACGGATAGCGCCATCATTATGGGGGACCCGGCGCGCGTTGACCGGAGTCGTCAATACTTAGAAGATGTCGAGGACTGGGCATTTAACCGCGAGTACAAGTCCATTCTGGGGACGTATCAGGGTAAACGCGTGCTGGTGATGTCCACCGGGATCGGGGCGCCATCCGCCGGCATCGCCGTGGAGGAACTCAACAACGTTGGAGTTAAGAAGGTCATTCGCGTGGGCTCGGCCGGGGCGATGCAACCGGGGATTGCATTGGGTAAGTTGATTATCGGCGAAGGGGTGGTCAGAGATGACGGCCTGACTGGCAAATACGTGCCGAACATTTATCCCGCCGTACCGGCCTTTCGGTTGCTGGCGTTGGCCCACTACTATGCGCCGGAAGCCTATTACGGTATCATTCGCTCGCATGACGGTTTCTACATGGATGACAACGCCAAGAACGAGGCCTTTTGGTCGGACAAGGGGATCTTGGGCGCCGATATGGAGTCCGGGGCCTTGATGGTCATCGGTCGTCAACGGGGAATGGAAACGCTGTCGATCTTGAATAATGTGGTGCTCTATGAAGGTGACCTCGCGGCGGGCGTTAGCGATCTATCCAATGGGGATGATCTGATGGCCCAAGGCGAAGCGGATTCCATCAAGTTAGCGTTAAACATTTTGAGTGATCAGTCACTTTAA
- the coaE gene encoding dephospho-CoA kinase (Dephospho-CoA kinase (CoaE) performs the final step in coenzyme A biosynthesis.) — translation MTEVWGLTGGIATGKSTVSAWLKQAGLTIIDADVIAREVVAPGTAGLRQVLATFGSAYQLTDGGLDRHKLGQLVFGKPAELRRLEAITTPLIQAEINRQLAVYREQQVPAIMIDAPTFYEVGYLIHLVDHVMVVATTPMIQRRRLMARDGLSEAAAQARIDQQWPIAKKVALADIVIDNAGTIAETRQQVVKWLDTTHLGESSAIVDN, via the coding sequence ATGACTGAGGTGTGGGGCCTAACCGGCGGCATCGCCACGGGTAAGTCGACAGTCAGTGCCTGGCTGAAACAAGCCGGGTTAACCATCATTGACGCGGACGTTATTGCCCGTGAGGTGGTGGCTCCAGGCACGGCGGGACTCCGACAGGTCCTAGCGACCTTTGGCTCCGCGTATCAGTTGACGGATGGGGGCTTAGATCGTCACAAGTTGGGGCAACTGGTCTTTGGCAAACCGGCCGAATTACGCCGGTTAGAGGCCATTACCACCCCGCTGATTCAAGCCGAGATTAACCGCCAGTTGGCCGTGTACCGTGAGCAACAAGTTCCAGCGATTATGATTGATGCACCGACGTTTTATGAGGTGGGCTACCTGATTCATCTGGTGGACCACGTGATGGTGGTCGCAACCACGCCGATGATTCAACGGCGACGCTTGATGGCCCGCGACGGCCTGTCTGAAGCGGCCGCTCAGGCGCGGATAGACCAGCAGTGGCCGATTGCCAAGAAGGTTGCCTTGGCGGATATCGTCATTGATAATGCGGGAACGATTGCCGAAACGCGCCAACAAGTGGTAAAATGGCTTGACACCACTCATTTGGGCGAATCATCAGCGATCGTTGACAATTGA
- the murC gene encoding UDP-N-acetylmuramate--L-alanine ligase, with translation MDNATVYHFVGIKGSGMSALALILHDKGFKVQGSDITQYTFTQRGLEKAGIKVMDFDEANIHEGLTVIAGNSFTDDHPEIKKARAMGLPVYRYHEFLGHLIEGYTSIGIAGAHGKTSTTGLLSHVLSGVAPTSYLIGDGTGKGTPNARFFVYEADEYRRHFLATKPDYAIMTNIDFDHPDYYTGIDDVYSAFETWANQVKKGIFAWGDDPELRKLKTDVPVYYYGTNDRDDFQAKNIKRSTTGSTFDVYHGGKNLGNFEIHLYGEHNVLNSLAVIAVSYFEKVSMDEIKRELADFKGVKRRFTERKLADMTIIDDYAHHPSEIKATLDAARQKYPDKEIIAVFQPHTFSRTIALMDDFAKSLNLADKVFLTNIFSSARETQGAVSSKDLAAKIAKGGEILTVDNMSPLLDFHDAVVVFMGAGDVQKYERSYEELLSHLSLKNN, from the coding sequence ATGGATAACGCAACGGTTTATCATTTTGTTGGAATTAAAGGATCAGGGATGAGTGCCCTTGCCCTGATTTTACATGATAAGGGATTCAAGGTTCAGGGTTCAGATATTACCCAGTACACGTTCACCCAGCGTGGCCTGGAAAAGGCGGGCATCAAAGTCATGGACTTTGACGAAGCCAACATTCACGAAGGGTTGACGGTGATTGCCGGTAACTCCTTCACGGATGATCATCCGGAAATCAAGAAGGCCCGCGCCATGGGGCTCCCCGTTTACCGTTACCATGAATTTTTAGGTCATTTGATTGAAGGCTATACCAGCATCGGGATTGCCGGTGCGCACGGGAAGACCAGCACTACTGGTCTGTTGTCTCACGTCCTGAGTGGCGTGGCCCCAACATCTTATCTGATCGGTGATGGGACCGGTAAAGGTACGCCGAATGCCCGGTTCTTCGTTTACGAAGCCGATGAATACCGGCGGCACTTCCTGGCAACCAAGCCCGATTATGCCATCATGACCAATATTGACTTCGACCATCCCGATTACTACACGGGGATCGACGATGTTTACAGCGCCTTCGAGACTTGGGCTAACCAAGTGAAGAAGGGGATCTTCGCCTGGGGTGACGATCCGGAGCTACGGAAATTAAAGACGGACGTGCCGGTCTACTACTACGGGACCAACGACCGCGACGATTTCCAAGCCAAGAACATCAAGCGTTCGACGACTGGCTCAACCTTTGACGTGTACCATGGCGGCAAGAACCTCGGCAACTTCGAGATTCATCTGTACGGGGAACACAACGTGCTGAACAGTCTGGCCGTGATTGCCGTTTCCTACTTCGAAAAGGTCAGCATGGATGAAATCAAGCGTGAATTGGCCGACTTCAAGGGCGTTAAGCGTCGGTTCACTGAACGGAAATTAGCCGACATGACCATCATCGATGACTATGCGCACCATCCATCCGAAATCAAGGCTACCCTGGACGCCGCACGGCAGAAGTACCCGGATAAGGAGATCATCGCGGTCTTCCAGCCCCACACTTTCAGCCGGACAATTGCCCTGATGGATGACTTCGCCAAGAGCCTTAATTTGGCAGATAAGGTCTTCTTGACCAACATCTTTAGCTCCGCACGGGAAACGCAAGGCGCCGTCTCCAGTAAGGACTTGGCCGCTAAGATTGCCAAGGGTGGCGAGATTCTGACGGTCGACAACATGTCGCCACTCCTGGACTTCCACGATGCCGTGGTTGTCTTCATGGGAGCCGGGGACGTTCAGAAGTATGAACGGTCCTACGAAGAATTACTGAGTCATTTATCATTGAAGAATAACTAA
- a CDS encoding DnaD domain protein, with protein sequence MEDSWHQLQPKTGFMVRLVDRLTDQSWQTLTQLYQPIIGPSATGLFSALFWLPERESYHRHAILLAELGLDLAHLYAARLRLEATGLLTTRVKTEGDLSSFVYELHAPLTPQAFFKDDLLSVQLLGVVGEDLYQALVKTNTPAVRSGEHEQNITKNFLDVFHVDGDELRDIPAVITSNRDVQSTPSGPNLSADQVQFDFKLLGELLERSFVDTRAVSKYRQLLLTEHATYGLDEPTMARYIGEATDLATNIFNPEQFKRIVAQAFGLQHRQAPSAAATAPTSTDVKGASSAEQALIKVAAHTAPAAFLQGIKQNTGGFVTDGEQRIVRDLVSRQLFPESVLNLMIYHVLVDEDRPTLNKNLLDTIANDWSKAKINTPQLAIQKIRERQQAAAKPRRSRRQPTVKETLPDWAKKPSGATQATSKAKLSTDQQKQLQQRIARLEERSKGKED encoded by the coding sequence ATGGAGGATTCCTGGCACCAATTGCAGCCGAAGACTGGTTTCATGGTTCGGTTGGTGGATCGCTTGACCGATCAGAGTTGGCAGACCCTAACGCAGCTCTATCAGCCGATTATTGGACCGAGTGCCACGGGGCTCTTTTCGGCCCTTTTTTGGCTACCCGAGCGGGAAAGTTACCATCGCCACGCCATTTTGCTAGCGGAGCTTGGCTTGGATTTAGCCCATCTCTACGCGGCCCGGTTGCGGTTAGAGGCCACGGGACTCTTAACAACACGGGTGAAGACCGAGGGTGACCTGTCGAGCTTCGTGTATGAGCTCCACGCACCGCTGACGCCACAGGCCTTCTTCAAAGACGACCTGTTAAGCGTACAGTTACTGGGCGTGGTCGGTGAAGACCTTTACCAAGCACTGGTCAAGACGAATACGCCAGCGGTCCGGTCTGGTGAACACGAACAAAATATCACCAAGAACTTTCTGGACGTTTTCCATGTCGATGGGGATGAACTGCGGGATATTCCGGCGGTGATTACCAGTAATCGCGATGTCCAGTCGACGCCCAGTGGTCCCAATTTATCGGCGGACCAAGTGCAGTTTGATTTCAAGTTACTGGGCGAGCTACTGGAACGGTCTTTCGTAGACACACGGGCGGTCAGTAAGTATCGCCAGCTGTTGTTGACCGAGCACGCGACTTACGGCTTAGACGAACCGACCATGGCTCGCTATATCGGTGAAGCCACCGATTTAGCAACTAATATCTTCAATCCGGAGCAGTTCAAGCGGATCGTGGCTCAGGCCTTCGGGTTACAACACCGACAAGCGCCGAGTGCGGCGGCTACTGCGCCAACTTCGACCGACGTTAAGGGGGCATCTAGTGCCGAACAGGCCTTGATTAAGGTGGCGGCTCATACGGCACCGGCGGCCTTTCTCCAGGGGATCAAACAGAACACGGGGGGCTTCGTCACGGACGGTGAGCAGCGGATCGTCCGCGATCTGGTCAGTCGTCAACTGTTTCCCGAGTCTGTGTTGAACCTGATGATTTACCACGTATTGGTTGATGAAGACCGACCGACGTTGAATAAAAACTTACTGGATACGATTGCTAACGATTGGAGCAAGGCAAAGATTAACACACCCCAGTTGGCCATTCAGAAGATTCGGGAGCGGCAACAGGCGGCGGCCAAACCACGGCGATCGCGTCGTCAGCCCACGGTCAAGGAGACCCTGCCGGATTGGGCGAAGAAGCCGAGTGGCGCCACTCAAGCAACCAGCAAGGCTAAGCTCTCAACGGATCAACAAAAACAATTACAACAACGGATTGCGCGTTTAGAAGAACGGAGCAAAGGGAAGGAGGACTAG
- the pnuC gene encoding nicotinamide riboside transporter PnuC, protein MDNVKQHNWWYNQLFTNWKKFEVIYVTILILLQLVVYMIVPDSFIGMVSGVGGVLCLVYGMKGRKISFIFGLVQCLAMTYVAWISHAYGSFAMDIIYVISQPIGWYMWGHDEATHSFKRNTRRWIFIGAFVAWAIGWVVLAALNGQLPYFDSVNFVVSIIAQLLYILKYKENWSLWIVVNIANVLYWSILTVQILIGATSIGTLGANLSQVALQAALLFNSIYANKVWASGEADNEGGAGK, encoded by the coding sequence ATGGACAATGTTAAACAACACAACTGGTGGTACAACCAGCTCTTTACCAACTGGAAGAAGTTTGAAGTCATCTACGTGACAATTTTGATTCTGCTGCAACTGGTGGTCTACATGATCGTACCCGATAGTTTCATCGGGATGGTCTCCGGGGTTGGCGGGGTGCTGTGCCTGGTCTATGGTATGAAGGGCCGAAAAATTTCGTTTATCTTTGGTCTGGTGCAGTGCCTGGCGATGACGTACGTTGCTTGGATTAGCCACGCCTATGGGTCATTTGCGATGGATATTATTTATGTTATTTCACAACCCATCGGCTGGTACATGTGGGGCCATGACGAGGCCACCCATTCGTTCAAGCGGAATACGCGGCGGTGGATTTTCATCGGTGCGTTCGTAGCCTGGGCCATCGGTTGGGTGGTCTTAGCCGCTTTAAACGGTCAACTGCCGTACTTCGATTCCGTGAACTTCGTGGTCAGCATCATCGCCCAACTGCTCTACATCCTGAAGTACAAGGAAAATTGGTCGCTGTGGATCGTGGTCAACATCGCCAACGTCTTGTACTGGAGCATCCTGACCGTGCAGATTCTGATTGGGGCGACAAGCATTGGGACGCTAGGGGCCAACCTGTCTCAAGTTGCCTTACAAGCTGCCTTACTCTTCAACTCAATCTATGCCAACAAGGTTTGGGCAAGCGGTGAAGCCGACAATGAAGGTGGCGCCGGTAAATAA
- the polA gene encoding DNA polymerase I, whose amino-acid sequence MADKRLLLIDGNSVTFKAFYALYTSLGRFTNSEGLHTNAIYGFNTMLETMLKNVDPTHALVAFDAGKVTFRTKMYDNYKGGRAKTAPELSEQFPYVKELLAARGIQTYELPNYEADDIIGTLAKQAEAAGFTTTIVTGDRDLTQLANDHTTVAISKKGVSEIERYTPAYVKEKMGVTPEQIIDIKGLQGDNSDNYPGVTGVGPKRAVDLVGKYGSIEGIYDHIDDITAKKLKEHLVADHDQALLAKKLATINREAPVEKKVADLVYAGPNRDDLIAFYQRMNFRTFLSKMDFEGETPTATPGLKDIDYTVLTAENVAALPDFTADGCEFYLEMPEENYHTSDFAGFAIGDDDQWWVSRDVSLLQQEPLKTILTSSDVAKQVFDAKRTYVGLNRLGLTLAGVDCDLLLCSYLLNTYDNSNDLGRVAMEHGYEQVATDEDVYGKGAKRAIPEDDEVFFKHLARKTRAIEQLRPKLFEGLDENEQTKLYREIELPMSFVLARMEIAGITVDASELEAMGSKFTEQLAEIEQTIYQEAGEEFNIGSPKQLGHILFEKMGLPVIKKTKTGYSTAVGVLEKLAADAPIAENILRYRKIAKIQSTYVEGLLKVIHPEDQKVHTRYLQTLTQTGRLSSVDPNLQNIPVRTEEGRAIRKAFVPRHQGWQIFSSDYSQIELRVLAHMSHDANMQEAFREGEDIHAATARRIFKMAPDAEVTPNIRRQAKAVNFGIVYGISDFGLSQNIGITRKQAKNFIDTYFEEYPGVKAYTERMVQQAHELGYVETIAHRRRYLPDINSRNFNQRSFAERTAMNTPIQGSAADIIKIAMIRMEDALKDLQATMLLQVHDELIFEAPAEEIETLAKLVPSVMDSAIDLEIPLKVESHYGPTWYDAK is encoded by the coding sequence ATGGCGGACAAACGATTATTATTGATCGACGGCAACAGTGTGACCTTCAAGGCCTTTTACGCGTTATACACGTCGTTAGGGCGTTTCACCAACAGTGAGGGACTGCACACCAACGCCATTTATGGGTTCAACACGATGTTGGAGACCATGCTGAAGAACGTGGACCCGACGCATGCCCTAGTGGCGTTTGATGCGGGTAAGGTCACGTTCCGGACAAAAATGTATGACAATTATAAGGGCGGCCGGGCCAAGACCGCACCAGAACTTTCGGAACAGTTTCCCTACGTCAAGGAACTTTTGGCCGCACGGGGTATTCAGACTTACGAGCTCCCTAATTATGAAGCCGACGACATTATCGGGACGCTGGCTAAGCAGGCGGAGGCCGCAGGTTTTACCACGACCATCGTGACGGGAGATCGCGACCTCACACAATTGGCCAATGATCATACCACGGTGGCGATTTCCAAGAAGGGCGTCAGCGAGATTGAGCGTTACACTCCGGCCTACGTCAAGGAAAAGATGGGCGTGACGCCCGAACAGATCATTGATATCAAGGGCCTTCAGGGCGATAATTCCGACAACTATCCCGGGGTTACCGGTGTAGGCCCCAAGCGCGCCGTCGACCTGGTCGGCAAGTACGGCAGCATCGAGGGCATCTATGACCATATTGACGACATTACTGCCAAGAAGCTCAAGGAGCACCTGGTGGCCGACCACGACCAGGCCTTATTGGCCAAGAAGCTGGCAACTATCAATCGTGAGGCCCCGGTCGAAAAAAAGGTGGCTGACCTGGTCTATGCCGGGCCGAACCGCGATGACTTGATTGCCTTTTATCAACGCATGAACTTCCGGACGTTTTTGAGCAAGATGGACTTCGAGGGGGAGACACCGACCGCGACTCCAGGGCTCAAGGACATCGACTACACAGTCTTGACGGCCGAAAACGTTGCGGCCTTGCCTGACTTTACCGCCGACGGGTGTGAATTTTACCTAGAGATGCCGGAGGAGAACTATCATACGTCTGACTTTGCCGGTTTTGCCATTGGGGATGATGACCAGTGGTGGGTCAGCCGCGATGTCAGCCTCTTACAGCAGGAACCGTTAAAGACCATTCTAACGTCGTCTGACGTGGCCAAACAAGTCTTTGACGCCAAGCGGACGTACGTGGGCTTAAATCGCTTAGGTCTCACCTTAGCTGGTGTAGATTGCGACCTTCTGTTGTGCTCTTACCTGTTGAACACCTACGACAACAGTAACGATCTGGGACGAGTCGCCATGGAACACGGTTACGAACAGGTTGCGACTGACGAAGACGTCTATGGCAAGGGGGCCAAGCGCGCCATTCCCGAGGATGACGAGGTCTTCTTCAAACATTTGGCCCGCAAGACGCGTGCCATTGAACAGCTGCGGCCAAAACTCTTCGAGGGCTTAGACGAAAACGAACAGACCAAATTGTATCGTGAGATTGAACTGCCCATGAGCTTCGTTCTCGCCCGGATGGAAATTGCCGGGATTACCGTGGACGCCAGCGAACTGGAGGCCATGGGAAGCAAGTTTACCGAGCAATTAGCCGAGATTGAACAGACCATCTACCAAGAGGCTGGTGAAGAATTTAATATCGGCTCCCCCAAGCAGTTGGGGCACATTCTGTTCGAGAAGATGGGCTTGCCCGTCATCAAGAAGACCAAGACCGGATATTCAACTGCGGTTGGCGTGCTGGAGAAATTGGCCGCCGATGCGCCGATTGCCGAAAACATTCTGCGTTACCGTAAGATTGCCAAGATTCAGTCGACCTACGTGGAGGGCCTACTCAAGGTGATTCACCCCGAGGATCAGAAGGTCCACACCCGCTATCTTCAAACGTTGACGCAGACGGGCCGACTGTCCTCGGTCGATCCGAACCTGCAAAATATCCCGGTTAGAACCGAAGAGGGCCGCGCCATTCGCAAGGCTTTTGTGCCCCGTCATCAGGGGTGGCAGATCTTCTCGTCTGATTATTCGCAGATTGAACTGCGGGTGCTGGCCCACATGAGCCACGATGCCAACATGCAGGAGGCCTTTAGGGAGGGCGAGGATATCCATGCGGCCACGGCCCGGAGAATCTTTAAGATGGCGCCGGATGCCGAGGTCACGCCGAACATTCGGCGGCAGGCCAAGGCGGTGAACTTCGGGATTGTCTACGGGATCAGTGATTTTGGTTTGTCCCAAAACATTGGCATCACGCGAAAGCAAGCGAAGAACTTCATCGACACCTACTTCGAAGAGTACCCCGGCGTCAAGGCCTACACGGAACGTATGGTGCAACAAGCGCATGAACTGGGATACGTCGAGACCATCGCGCACCGCCGGCGGTATTTGCCAGATATTAACTCGCGAAACTTCAACCAACGGTCGTTTGCCGAACGGACGGCGATGAACACGCCGATTCAAGGGAGTGCCGCCGATATCATCAAGATTGCGATGATTCGAATGGAAGACGCGTTGAAGGACCTACAGGCCACGATGCTCCTACAGGTCCACGATGAACTGATCTTCGAGGCCCCGGCCGAGGAGATCGAGACGTTGGCCAAGCTCGTGCCCAGCGTCATGGATTCCGCCATTGACTTGGAGATTCCACTGAAGGTTGAAAGTCATTATGGACCAACTTGGTACGACGCCAAGTAG
- a CDS encoding Bax inhibitor-1/YccA family protein has product MNNYEQQPRQTINTEVGLNGFMTKMFGWMGLSVLVSAVTAFVMATQFSGTLQNLSGGSMILPLIVWFVLPFVISGQSMKRPTVAFVGLMVYAVVTGAVFSIYTLIYSQTSIAAAFVSSAAVFLTMATIGVTTKKDLTRIGTQASAALIGLIVAMVINIFLQSSLIAMIFSFIAVIIFAALTAWDTQRMKKMYLKYGDQVSSTGLAINGALQLYLDFVNLFLQLLQIFGLFGGRD; this is encoded by the coding sequence ATGAACAACTATGAACAGCAACCCCGTCAAACGATTAATACCGAGGTCGGCCTGAATGGTTTCATGACTAAGATGTTTGGGTGGATGGGCTTGTCTGTGCTGGTATCTGCTGTGACGGCTTTTGTTATGGCAACCCAGTTCAGCGGGACCTTACAAAACCTCAGTGGTGGATCGATGATTCTGCCCCTCATCGTGTGGTTTGTTTTACCCTTCGTGATTAGCGGACAATCGATGAAACGTCCAACGGTTGCCTTTGTTGGCTTGATGGTCTACGCGGTGGTGACCGGGGCCGTCTTCTCAATCTACACGTTGATTTATAGTCAGACTTCGATTGCGGCCGCTTTTGTTTCTAGTGCCGCCGTCTTCCTGACGATGGCAACGATTGGGGTCACGACCAAGAAAGACTTGACGCGAATCGGGACGCAAGCTTCAGCTGCCTTAATCGGGTTGATTGTGGCCATGGTGATTAACATCTTCCTGCAGAGCTCACTGATTGCCATGATCTTCTCCTTCATCGCCGTGATTATCTTCGCCGCCCTGACGGCTTGGGATACGCAACGGATGAAGAAGATGTACCTCAAGTATGGTGACCAAGTGTCCAGCACGGGACTGGCCATCAACGGGGCCTTACAACTATACTTGGATTTCGTTAACTTATTCTTACAACTCTTACAAATCTTCGGATTATTTGGCGGTAGAGACTAA
- a CDS encoding Crp/Fnr family transcriptional regulator encodes MTMEDLSLLMDQQPVLQQVLRTCPLHIVRAFQIERYAVGTFQFLQGSQYDNTYIVAEGKVKIYLTSAGGKAVVLDIYEPGAFVGEQEALLDKPYSASVVNLTPVTVLKISNVLFKTWLTEDHHFSQELVYNLANQIYTLTNRTERYSLHSALDQTISYLIWATRRKQVVTRANLLNEIDTSSRNLNRILKQLRDLDVIAIDKSAIRVTDLPQLLTILRNEG; translated from the coding sequence GTGACGATGGAGGATTTGTCACTACTAATGGACCAACAACCGGTCTTACAGCAAGTGTTGCGGACGTGTCCGCTACATATCGTGCGGGCGTTTCAGATTGAACGCTATGCGGTCGGTACTTTTCAGTTTTTACAAGGTTCGCAATATGACAATACTTATATTGTGGCCGAAGGAAAGGTTAAGATTTACTTAACGTCAGCCGGTGGCAAGGCCGTAGTGTTGGATATTTACGAGCCGGGCGCGTTTGTCGGGGAACAAGAAGCCTTACTGGACAAGCCTTACAGTGCGTCGGTGGTTAACTTGACGCCGGTGACCGTGCTGAAGATTTCCAATGTTCTGTTCAAAACTTGGTTGACGGAAGATCACCATTTTTCCCAGGAACTAGTCTATAATTTGGCTAACCAGATTTACACGCTAACCAATCGTACGGAACGCTACAGTCTGCACTCGGCACTGGACCAGACGATTTCCTATCTCATCTGGGCGACGCGGCGTAAACAGGTGGTGACGCGGGCTAACCTGCTAAACGAGATTGATACGTCAAGCCGTAATCTCAATCGAATTCTCAAGCAACTCCGCGACTTAGACGTCATTGCAATCGACAAGTCGGCCATTCGCGTGACGGACTTGCCGCAATTGTTGACCATTTTAAGAAATGAGGGATAG
- the nrdR gene encoding transcriptional regulator NrdR, with protein MQCPHCHHNGSRVVDSRPTDDGRVIRRRRECESCGFRFTTFERVEVTPLLVIKKNGTREEFNREKILRGIIRSAEKRPVGMDVMTKIVDDVENKIRALGVNEISSQLIGEYVMNRLVDVDEIAYIRFASVYRQFKDTGVFFNELKDMMDKDKAKAKDRNHRQSEAK; from the coding sequence ATGCAGTGTCCGCACTGTCATCATAATGGATCGCGGGTCGTCGATAGTCGACCGACCGACGATGGGCGCGTCATCCGCCGGCGCCGTGAGTGTGAGAGCTGTGGCTTTCGGTTCACGACGTTTGAGCGGGTTGAAGTGACACCGCTGTTGGTAATTAAGAAGAACGGGACGCGTGAGGAATTCAATCGTGAAAAGATTTTACGTGGAATCATCCGTTCGGCGGAGAAACGTCCGGTGGGGATGGACGTCATGACCAAGATTGTCGATGACGTCGAAAACAAAATCCGTGCGCTGGGAGTCAACGAGATTTCCAGTCAGTTGATCGGGGAGTATGTGATGAACCGATTGGTCGATGTGGATGAGATTGCCTATATTCGATTTGCCAGTGTTTACCGGCAATTCAAGGATACCGGCGTCTTCTTTAACGAATTAAAAGACATGATGGATAAGGATAAGGCGAAGGCCAAGGACCGGAACCATCGGCAAAGCGAGGCGAAATAG